Proteins encoded by one window of Thermostichus vulcanus str. 'Rupite':
- a CDS encoding LptF/LptG family permease has translation MLTKFWLLERYLFGQMLTPVLAGVAGGTLLLLVGRLFTLAERLVEGSVPPLMVLRLLVLDMPEMVVLGMPIAAFFATMLTLGKLSGNSEITALRAAGIPFTRIFRPLLLVGLTMSLSAFGISNVLLPASKQQIREIDQQALLTQATTPVQYDVFFKTEDNLWFFIRQVDPRLNTMQDVSVLRVNPLPGGKYQLVEVTLAAQAVWNGLEWSLIEGVHHIYGPAGTSIAEQPFDRKPLQVSEDLATLMQPPVPPSELRLPELAERIARLARSNLNTQALRTEFHLRFSLPLASFFAVLISLPLGSSTARRVGRYGGVVFGILLVFGYYVILSVSRSLGEAGALPPWAAAWSFNILFGGIGMLLLARFLR, from the coding sequence TTGCTAACCAAGTTCTGGCTGTTGGAGCGCTATCTGTTTGGGCAGATGCTCACCCCAGTGCTGGCTGGTGTGGCGGGGGGCACCCTGCTGCTGCTGGTGGGCCGACTGTTTACCTTGGCCGAACGATTGGTAGAGGGATCCGTCCCGCCGTTGATGGTGTTGCGCCTTCTGGTTCTGGATATGCCGGAGATGGTGGTGCTGGGCATGCCAATCGCCGCTTTTTTTGCCACCATGCTCACGTTGGGCAAACTGAGCGGCAATAGCGAGATCACCGCTTTGCGGGCAGCCGGGATCCCGTTTACGCGGATTTTCAGGCCCCTGTTATTGGTGGGCTTGACCATGAGCCTGAGCGCCTTTGGTATCAGTAACGTGTTACTTCCGGCCAGCAAACAACAGATCCGCGAGATTGATCAGCAGGCTTTGCTCACCCAGGCCACTACACCTGTTCAATACGATGTTTTTTTTAAAACAGAAGACAACCTGTGGTTTTTCATCCGCCAAGTGGATCCGCGGCTGAATACGATGCAGGATGTGAGCGTGTTGCGAGTGAATCCATTGCCGGGGGGAAAATACCAGTTGGTGGAAGTGACGCTGGCGGCCCAAGCAGTGTGGAATGGGCTGGAGTGGAGCTTGATTGAAGGAGTTCACCACATTTATGGCCCTGCTGGCACCAGCATTGCGGAGCAACCCTTCGATCGCAAGCCATTGCAAGTGTCGGAGGATTTGGCCACCCTCATGCAACCACCGGTTCCCCCGAGCGAGTTGCGCTTACCGGAATTGGCAGAACGGATTGCTCGCCTAGCCCGCTCTAATCTGAATACCCAGGCTCTGCGCACGGAGTTTCATCTGCGCTTTTCCTTGCCCTTGGCCAGCTTTTTTGCGGTGTTGATTTCTCTGCCCCTGGGATCCAGTACAGCCCGCCGGGTAGGCCGCTATGGTGGCGTAGTTTTTGGCATTTTGTTGGTGTTTGGCTACTACGTGATTTTGAGTGTGTCCCGCAGTTTGGGGGAAGCCGGGGCATTGCCTCCTTGGGCGGCGGCCTGGAGCTTTAATATTCTGTTTGGAGGCATCGGTATGCTGCTGTTGGCCCGCTTTTTGCGGTGA
- the petP gene encoding cytochrome b6f subunit PetP, with amino-acid sequence MLIKIGDKVRVRSVQDRGQEDMKALVGKEAVVLARRVVDGSGVGYILEFPDRSRHWFFESELEGI; translated from the coding sequence ATGTTGATCAAAATTGGGGATAAGGTTAGGGTTCGCTCGGTTCAGGATCGCGGGCAGGAAGACATGAAGGCGCTGGTGGGCAAAGAGGCTGTGGTGCTAGCGCGGCGGGTGGTGGATGGCAGCGGCGTCGGCTACATTTTGGAGTTTCCTGACCGATCTCGGCATTGGTTTTTTGAGAGTGAACTGGAAGGGATTTAA
- a CDS encoding HU family DNA-binding protein produces MDNLLATPPPHLNRRLLARQMAAQVDGLTVEMAAAALEAMLESISRCLAQGGSVRLARFGTFSLRHRSARQTYHPRTKAPIRIPAADVPHFVPSPELGRPAVAAVLESEPNKPV; encoded by the coding sequence TTGGATAATCTGTTGGCTACTCCTCCTCCCCATTTGAATCGCCGTTTGTTAGCCCGCCAGATGGCCGCACAGGTGGATGGCCTGACGGTAGAGATGGCGGCGGCGGCCCTAGAGGCGATGCTGGAAAGCATTAGCCGGTGTCTGGCTCAAGGGGGATCCGTGCGGCTGGCTCGCTTTGGCACGTTTTCTTTGCGACATCGCTCCGCTCGGCAAACCTATCACCCGCGCACCAAGGCCCCGATCCGGATCCCGGCTGCGGATGTGCCGCATTTTGTCCCCAGTCCGGAGTTGGGTCGTCCGGCTGTAGCTGCCGTTCTGGAATCCGAGCCGAACAAGCCCGTCTAA
- a CDS encoding pentapeptide repeat-containing protein: MTAKPFAPEFLAFDSVSPVAGSGLGTLLNLLLLGIPTGLLVLALLWDQQGMGWVAVLLLLGLAGWWGRPFWIRVGRGLWHQVRTWPGSLWMVLALSLALIGGMSLSGVFSGVGSLSWEAIGALGEVFGAAGQILIAILAAYIAWRQYIISRDLTIQQNVITQQQTIDAYFEGISGLVLAPDGQLDDWPLERAIAAGRTAALLNGVDRFGKAKILRFLSTANLLSPLRRDDHLGRPILDGKGGYQRDRLHGIRVVNLETMLEGADLHGTQLRAIDLSEASLEGADLRDCDLSHANLCGANLRHADLRGADLYRALLFVGSLETASPAQPGQKPDFKSGAYAGAVVAGADFRQVRRLSPEQRAYLATWGAQLSPELPLQVLHKNPDPNPSASEPPGPIG, from the coding sequence ATGACCGCCAAACCCTTTGCCCCCGAGTTTCTTGCTTTCGACTCTGTCTCTCCAGTGGCCGGTTCTGGGTTGGGGACGCTCTTGAACCTATTGTTGTTGGGGATCCCGACTGGGCTATTGGTGCTGGCCTTGCTGTGGGATCAGCAGGGAATGGGTTGGGTCGCGGTGCTGCTGCTACTGGGTCTGGCCGGGTGGTGGGGACGACCGTTTTGGATCAGGGTTGGGCGCGGCCTTTGGCATCAGGTGCGTACCTGGCCGGGTTCTCTGTGGATGGTTTTGGCCCTGAGCTTAGCCTTGATCGGGGGGATGAGCCTGAGTGGAGTCTTCTCCGGAGTGGGATCCCTGAGTTGGGAGGCGATTGGAGCGTTGGGGGAGGTGTTTGGGGCGGCAGGGCAAATCTTGATCGCCATTTTGGCCGCCTACATTGCCTGGAGGCAGTACATCATCTCGCGGGATCTGACGATTCAGCAGAATGTGATCACCCAACAGCAAACCATCGATGCTTACTTTGAGGGGATCTCCGGTTTGGTCTTGGCCCCGGATGGACAACTGGACGATTGGCCCTTAGAACGCGCCATTGCCGCTGGACGCACCGCCGCGCTGTTGAATGGGGTGGATCGCTTTGGCAAAGCCAAGATCCTGCGCTTTCTGTCTACAGCCAATTTGCTCAGCCCCCTACGGCGCGATGATCACTTGGGTCGCCCGATTTTGGATGGCAAGGGGGGCTACCAACGGGATCGCCTGCACGGGATCCGCGTCGTGAATCTGGAAACGATGTTGGAGGGGGCCGATTTGCACGGAACCCAACTGCGGGCCATTGACCTGAGTGAAGCCAGCCTAGAGGGGGCCGACCTGCGGGACTGTGACCTCAGCCATGCCAACTTGTGTGGGGCTAACCTACGCCATGCGGATTTGCGGGGAGCGGATTTGTATCGGGCTTTGTTGTTTGTCGGATCTTTGGAAACCGCTTCTCCTGCTCAACCGGGACAAAAGCCAGACTTCAAAAGCGGAGCCTATGCCGGAGCGGTCGTGGCAGGGGCCGATTTTCGTCAGGTGCGTCGTCTTTCCCCAGAACAACGGGCCTACCTAGCCACTTGGGGAGCCCAACTTAGTCCAGAACTGCCTCTGCAGGTGCTGCACAAGAATCCGGATCCTAACCCCAGTGCCTCAGAACCGCCAGGCCCCATAGGCTAG
- a CDS encoding DASH family cryptochrome, which produces MIATLLWFRTDLRLLDHEPLRRACGQGSPLIPLYCLDPRQWGQTSFGFPKTGPFRSQFLLECLADLRQALQKEGSDLVIRQGYPEAVIPALVKTWQVKAVYAHEEVGTEEAAVTQAVRQALQPLGVSLHTDWGHTLYHPEDLPFPLSQLPELFTRFRKQVEETPTLIRDPLPIPKIPPLPRGLDPGLLPTLKDLGLSLPPPDPRAQFTYRGGSTAGQARLHSYFWEQDRLRCYKETRNGMLDPNAGSRLSAWLALGCLSPRTVYAEVKRYEQERVRNESTYWLVFELLWRDYFRFILAKHGRKLFRPSGLQGIPMPWQQDWPRFQLWCRGETGYPLVDANMRELAATGFMSNRGRQNVASFLTKNLGIDWRMGAEWFESLLIDSDVASNYGNWNYSAGVGNDARGFRYFNIPKQSRDYDPKGEYLRHWLPELAGLPGDKIHEPYRLNAFEQRQFGVHLGVTYPRPVVDLQKSLQVNQRAYEAALERCRSQV; this is translated from the coding sequence ATGATTGCCACGTTGCTTTGGTTCCGCACCGATTTGCGTCTGCTGGATCACGAGCCTTTGCGGCGGGCCTGTGGACAGGGATCCCCATTGATCCCGTTGTATTGCCTGGATCCGCGCCAATGGGGGCAGACCTCCTTTGGCTTTCCCAAAACCGGGCCATTTCGCAGCCAGTTTTTGCTCGAATGTTTGGCGGATCTGCGGCAGGCGCTGCAAAAGGAGGGATCCGACCTGGTGATCCGGCAGGGCTATCCAGAAGCGGTGATCCCAGCCCTGGTTAAGACATGGCAGGTCAAGGCGGTCTATGCCCATGAGGAGGTGGGTACGGAAGAAGCAGCGGTGACTCAAGCTGTGAGACAGGCTTTGCAACCGTTGGGTGTATCTCTACACACTGACTGGGGCCATACCCTCTATCACCCTGAGGATCTCCCCTTTCCCCTATCCCAATTGCCGGAGCTGTTCACCCGGTTTCGCAAACAGGTGGAAGAGACCCCTACCCTCATCCGGGATCCCTTACCCATCCCTAAGATACCCCCTTTGCCTAGGGGTTTGGATCCCGGTTTGCTGCCAACGCTGAAGGATTTGGGCTTGTCGTTGCCGCCCCCCGATCCACGGGCGCAATTCACCTATAGAGGGGGAAGTACAGCTGGTCAGGCCCGCCTTCACAGCTACTTCTGGGAACAGGATCGGCTGCGCTGCTACAAAGAGACTCGCAACGGCATGTTGGATCCCAACGCTGGGTCACGGCTTTCCGCTTGGTTGGCTTTAGGATGCCTCTCCCCCCGCACGGTGTACGCAGAGGTAAAGCGGTACGAACAGGAACGGGTGCGCAACGAATCCACCTACTGGCTGGTCTTCGAGCTGCTGTGGCGGGATTATTTTCGCTTTATCTTGGCCAAACACGGGCGCAAGCTGTTTCGTCCTTCCGGTTTGCAAGGGATCCCGATGCCTTGGCAACAGGATTGGCCCCGCTTTCAGCTGTGGTGTCGGGGAGAAACCGGCTACCCGCTGGTGGATGCCAACATGAGGGAGCTGGCGGCGACAGGGTTTATGTCCAATCGGGGACGGCAGAATGTGGCCAGCTTTCTCACCAAGAACCTGGGGATTGACTGGCGCATGGGGGCGGAATGGTTTGAGTCGCTGTTGATCGACTCCGACGTGGCCAGCAACTACGGCAATTGGAACTACAGCGCCGGCGTGGGCAACGATGCCCGGGGTTTTCGCTACTTCAACATTCCCAAGCAATCCCGTGATTATGACCCCAAGGGGGAGTACCTACGCCACTGGCTACCGGAACTGGCCGGGCTTCCGGGGGATAAAATCCATGAGCCCTATCGTCTTAATGCCTTTGAGCAGCGGCAGTTTGGGGTACACCTGGGAGTAACCTATCCGCGCCCTGTGGTGGATCTCCAGAAATCCCTACAGGTCAATCAGCGGGCCTACGAAGCTGCTTTGGAGCGCTGCCGCTCTCAGGTTTAA
- a CDS encoding ATP-binding protein, which produces MIALSLRPVNCSWSVISFPSTLYTQPVLDLLLSKVPPAWRAEVRLGLQEAIINAVQHGNGLDPSKHVIIEYASSEPFYQWLVRDQGSGFRPQHELHRCQCGIPETEEAGRGTFLLTQIFDFVQWNETGNQVYLGKYIHTACREPWIV; this is translated from the coding sequence GTGATTGCCCTCTCCCTCAGACCTGTCAACTGCTCCTGGAGCGTCATCAGCTTCCCCTCCACCCTCTACACGCAGCCTGTGCTTGACCTGCTGCTCTCAAAAGTGCCACCTGCCTGGAGAGCTGAGGTGCGCCTGGGCCTACAGGAGGCGATTATCAATGCCGTTCAGCACGGAAATGGTCTTGATCCCAGTAAGCACGTCATCATCGAGTACGCTAGCTCGGAGCCGTTCTACCAATGGTTGGTGCGAGATCAAGGGTCTGGGTTTCGTCCCCAACACGAGCTCCATCGCTGCCAGTGCGGTATCCCGGAAACGGAAGAAGCGGGGCGAGGCACCTTTCTGCTCACCCAAATTTTTGACTTTGTACAGTGGAATGAGACAGGTAATCAGGTGTACCTTGGCAAGTACATCCACACCGCCTGCCGGGAGCCCTGGATAGTCTGA